The Streptomyces capitiformicae genome contains the following window.
ACGTTCGTGTTGCCGCTGTCGTCGTCGGTCCTGGCCCACCAGACGTTGGTCCACTCGCCGTAGGTCTCGCGCCGGCCGAGGTTCTGCTGGCAGTAGAAGTAGTTGGTGCCCTGCTTGAGGACGCCGACCTTGGTGCCGGAGGCCGTGTAGGAGTCGGCCGTGCGCCAGACCGTGCAGTTGTACTTGCCGCCGCCGATCGAGTAGCAGGAGGGTTCCGGAGTGGTCTCGCCGCCGGTGGTCCCACCGGTCGTCGTACCGCCGCCGGTGGAGCCGCCCGTGCTGTCCGACGAACCGCCCGAGCCGCCCGAACTGCCCGAACTGCCGTCCGTGGTGCCGCCGCTGGCGTTCTGGGAAGGGGACGCGGAGACCTCGGTCCCCTTCTCGTCGTCCTGCCTCGGCTGCTCGCTCGGGCTCGCGGACTTCTTGTCGTCCTTCTCCTTCTCCTTCTCCTTGTCGCCGGAGCCGTCGGAGAGGCCGAGCGAACCCCGGCTGGGGTCTTCGGAAGGGTCGGCGGTCTCGGTGGCGGAGGGCTGGGCGCCCGTCTCGGTGTCGGCACGGTTGTTCAGGAGCGCGACCGTGACGCCGGTGGCCGCAAGGACGACGGTGACGGCCACGGCGGCGAGCAGGGCGCGGCCCTTGCGGGGGCGGCTGCCGGGCGCGGACACGGAGGTGACCGCTCCCGACGCCGGGACCGCGTGGGAAGCCGCCGCCGGCGGTCCGAAGCCCGGCGGCACCGAGGGAACGCTCCGCTCCGTCTCCTGCCTGGGCGGCGGCGTGGGCCCGCCCGACGTCGGTGCGTCCCCGGCGGCCACGGCCTCCAGGAGTTGCCGGGCCCGGTCGGCGTCCGGACGGGCCTCCGGTCGCTTGTCCATCAGCTGTTGCAGGACGGGACCGAGCGCGCCCGAGCGCTGCGGTTCGGGCAGCGGTTCGGCGACGATCGCGGTGAGCGTCGACCAGGTGGACGTACGGCGGAACGGGGAGGTGCCCTCGACGGCCGCGTACAGGGTGGCGCCGAGTGCCCAGATGTCGGAGGCGGGGCCGGGATCGTTGCCCTGGGCGCGCTCGGGGGCCAGATAGTCGAGAGAGCCGACGAGTTCGCCGCTGCGGGTGAGGTGGGTGGCGGAGCCGTCGTTCGGGTCCTCCATGGTGGCGATGCCGAAGTCGGTGAGCACGACGCGGCCCGAGCGGTCGAGGAGGATGTTGCCGGGCTTGACGTCGCGGTGCAGTACACCGACTTTGTGGGCGGCGGCGAGGGCGTCCATGACCTTGGCCCCGATGGCGGCCGCCTCGCGCGGGTCGAGGAGGCCCCGGTCGCGCAGGACGTCGTCCAGCGACGGCCCGTCGACCAGCTCCATGACGATCAGCGGGCGGCCGTCGACCTCGGCCACGTCGTGCACAGCGACGACTCCGGGGTGGCGGATGCGGGCGGCGGCCCGGGCCTCGCGCTGCATCCGGAGCCCCAGGTCGGCGAGTTCGGGCCCGGCCGCGTCCGTGTAGGTGCGCAACTCCTTGAGGGCGACCTCGCGGTGGAGCACCTCGTCCACGGCCCGCCAGACGACACCCATGCCGCCGCGTCCTAGCTGCTCCGCGACCCGGTACCGCCCGACAAGGAGCCGCCCGACACCGTCCGCCTGTTCGTTCGCCCCCGCAGACACCTACGCCCCGTTCCTGTGACAAACCGATGAGTGGGCGTACAGCCTACGGTGCCGGGAGGGGCGCCCCGAACCGGTGCCAACTGCTGGCACAGGACCGCTACTTACCCGTCGCCGGGACCGCTCTCCTGCCGGCCGGAAATCGTCAGATCCGCACGTCGGGGCGCCGCGAAGCCCTCCAGGTCTGCGCGGGTCAGGCCGGTCGCGCTGGAGACCTCGTCGATGTCGAGTGCGCCGCAGTCGAGGCCCCGCAGGAGGTAGCCGCTGAGCGCCTTGGCCGTGGCGGGCTCGTCCATCACGTCGCCGCCGACGCGGCCCGCGTACCGCGACAGGCGGGCGGCGGCCTGTTCGTAGCCCTCGCGGTAGAAGGCGAAGACGGCGGCGTAGCGGGTGGGGATGTGGCCCGGGTGCATGTCCCAGCCCTGGTAGTAGGCGCGGGCCAGGGCGCGGCGGGTGAGGCCGTAGTGCAGGCGCCAGGCGTCGTGGACCTTCTCCGTGGGGCCGACCGGCAGGACGTTGGTGGAGCCGTCCGAGACGCGTACGCCCGTGCCCGCCGCCGCGACCTGCATGATCGCCTTGGCGTGGTCGGCGGCGGGGTGGTCGCTGGCCTGGTGGGCGGCGGAGACGCCGAGGCAGGCGCTGTAGTCGAAGGTGCCGTAGTGCAGCCCGGTGGCGCGGCCCTCGGCGGCGTCGATCATGCGGGCGACGGTGGCGGTGCCGTCTGCGGCGAGGATGGCCTGGCTGGTCTCGATCTGGATCTCGAAGCCGATCCGGCCGGGCGTGAGGCCCCGCGCCTTCTCGAAGGCCTCCAGGAGCCGGACCATGGCCGAGACCTGCTCGGCGTAGGTGACCTTGGGCAGGGTCAGCACCAGCCCATCGGGCAGGCCGCCGGCCTCCAGCAGGCCGGTGAGGAAGATGTCGAGCGTGCGGATGCCCCGGTCGCGTACCGGCGCCTCCATGCACTTCATCCGGATGCCCATGTACGGGGCGGCCGTGCCCTTGGCGTAGGCCTCGGCGATCAGCCGGGCGGCGCGGGCGGCCGTCTCGTCCTCCTCGGCGTCGGGGCGCGGCCCGTAGCCGTCCTCGAAGTCGACGCGCAGGTCCTCGATCGGTTCACGCTCCAGCTTGGCGCGGACCCGGTCGTACACGGGCCCCGCGAGCTCGTCCGTGAGGCCGAGGACGGCGGCGAAGGACGCGGCGTCGGGAGCGTGCTCGTCGAGGGCGGCGAGTGCCTGCGCGCCCCAGGTGCGGAGGGTGTCGGCGGCGAAGACGTCACCGGGGACGTAGACGGTGTGCACGGGCTGACGGGTGCCGGGGTCTCCCGGGTAGCGGCGCTCCAGCTCCGCGTCGACGGGGGCGAGGGAGGAGCTGATCTCCTCGCTGATGGCGCCCGCGAGACTCGTCGCCACGTTCTCCTGCCGACCCTGCCCCATTCCACACCCTCCATTTTCCGCACAGCGGAATCAACAGTCCGCATAACGCAGCTAACCGTCGATCTTCCCCCTGGTCAACACCGTCTCGAAGTGGGATTCCCCATCCTTTCCCCCTGGTCACTGCGGACCCGCTCTCTTCATACGTATGACAGGAGGCAAGCTTCATCGTGACTTGCAAGGGGAGGGAGATCACGTGCCGAACGAGGTCGGGGTGACGCGCCGCCATGGACTCAAGGCCGCGGCGGCCGCCGCCATCGCAGGACCGCTACTCACCACCGCGGGCTCCACACAGCCCGCTTCCGCCGGCGAGTACGCGGGCGCCCTGAACGTCATGACGTTCAACGTGCGCTTCTCGACGGTCGTCGACAAGACACCGCGCTGGTCCGTGCGCCGACCGGTGATGCGAGAGCTGCTGCGCCGCGAGCGACCGCATGTCATCGGCACCCAGGAAGGGCTCTACCAGCAACTGCGCATGATCGAGAAGGATCTCGGCGGGCACTACGACTGGATCGGCACCGGACGCGGGGGCGGCAGCAAGGACGAGTTCATGGCGATCTTCTACGACACCCGCAGACTCGACCCGATCGAGTTCGATCACTTCTGGCTGTCCGACACCCCGTACACGATCGCCTCGAACACGTGGGACGCGGACTGGCTGCGCATGGTGACCTGGGTGCGTTTCGCCGATCTCGACGACGGGGGCCGGGAGTTCTACGTCCTCAACACCCATCTGGACAGCGTCAGCCAGTACGCCCGCGAGCGCTCCGCGGGACTCATCGGCGAGACCATCGCCGGGTGGGACCGATCGTTACCGGTCATCGTCACCGGCGACTTCAACGCCGAAGCCCACGACAACCAGGTGTACGACCTCATGCTGGACATCGGCCTGGTGGACGCCTGGGACGCCGCGGCCTCGCGGAGTCCGGCGTACGGGACGTACCACGGCTACCGGGGGCTCAGGCCCGGCGGGCGGCGCATCGACTGGATCCTCACCACGCCCGGGGTGACCACGCACTGGGCCGCGATGAACACCTTCTCCGTGGACGGGATGTACCCGAGCGACCATCTGCCGGTGCAGGCCTCGCTGACCCTGGGATGAGCCGAGGCCCCCGTGACCGCGCGTGCGGTCACGGGGGCCTCGTACGCCCTGAGTCGATCAGCCCTTGCGGGCCTTGATCTCCTCGGTGAGCTGCGGGACGACGTCGAAGAGGTCGCCGACCACGCCGTAGTCGACCAGGTCGAAGATCGGGGCTTCAGCGTCCTTGTTGACGGCCACGATCGTCTTCGAGGTCTGCATGCCGGCCCGGTGCTGGATGGCGCCGGAGATGCCGGAGGCGATGTACAGCTGCGGGGAGACGCTCTTGCCGGTCTGGCCGACCTGGTTGGTGTGCGGGTACCAGCCCGCGTCGACGGCGGCACGCGAGGCGCCGACGGCCGCGCCGAGGGAGTCGGCGAGGGCCTCGATGATCGCGAAGTTCTCGGCGCCGTTGACGCCACGGCCGCCGGAGACCACGATCGCGGCCTCGGTCAGCTCCGGGCGACCGGTCGACTCACGCGGGGTGCGGCCGGTGACCTTGGTGCCGGTGGCCTTGTCGGAGAAGGTCACGGACAGGGCCTCGACCGCACCGGCGGCCGGGGCGGCCTCCACGGCGGCCGAGTTGGGCTTGACCGTGACGACCGGGGTGCCCTTGGCGACGCGGGACTTGGTGGTGAAGGAAGCGGCGAACACCGACTGCGTGGCCACCGGGCCCTCGTCGCCGGCTTCCAGGTCGACGGCGTCGGTGATGATGCCCGAGCCGATGCGCAGCGCGAGGCGGGCGGCGATCTCCTTGCCCTCGGCGGAGGAGGGGACCAGCACGGCGGCCGGGGAGACGGCGTCGTACGCGGCCTGCAGGGCGTCCACCTTGGGGACGACCAGGTAGTCGGCGTACTCGGCGGCGTCGTGGGTGAGGACGCGGGTCGCGCCGTGCTCGGCGAGCGTGGCGGCGGTGTCGGCGGCGCCGTTGCCCAGCGCGACGGCGACGGGCTCGCCGATGCGGCGGGCCAGGGTCAGCAGCTCCAGCGTGGGCTTGCGGACGGCACCGTCCACGTGGTCGACGTAAACAAGAACTTCAGCCATTACTACTCCTGGGCGAGAACCCCGAACTTCGGCCGGGGGAAGACATGTTGACTGCTACGCGCGGCGCGTGCCGTTCGGCATCGGGCAGGGCTTGTCCGTCGTGAGGCCGTCTCGGTCGAGCGAGAAGCCCCTTCGGGCGGAGTCACGGGATTGCTCTCCTGCTGATAAGCAATCCACCGGAGCGCGGGTCGCGTTGCAACCGGCCCGCGCCACCGACCCCTAGATGAACTTCTGGCTCGCCAGGAACTCGGCCAGCTGCTTGCCGCCCTCGCCCTCGTCCTTGACGATCGTGCCCGCGGTGCGCGCCGGGCGCTCGGCCGCGGAGTCGACGACCGTGTAGGCGCCCTCCAGACCGACCTCCTCGGCCTCGATGTCGAGGTCGGACAGGTCCCAGGACTGAACCGGCTTCTTCTTGGCCGCCATGATGCCCTTGAAGGACGGGTAACGCGCCTCGCCCGACTGGTCCGTCACGGAGACCACGGCCGGAAGCGACGCCTCCAGCTGCTCGCTCGCGGCGTCGCCGTCACGGCGGCCCTTGACCACGCCGTCCTCGACGGAGACCTCGGAGAGCAGCGTGACCTGCGGAACACCCAGCCGCTCAGCGACCAGTGCCGGGACGATACCGCCGGTGCCGTCGGTGGAGGCCATGCCGGAGATCACCAGGTCGTAGCCGGCCTTCTCGACCGCCTTGGCCAGCACCAGCGAGGTGCCGATGGCGTCGGTGCCGTGCAGGTCGTCGTCCTCGACATGGATGGCCTTGTCGGCGCCCATGGACAGCGCCTTGCGCAGCGCGTCCTTGGCGTCCTCGGGGCCCACCGTCAGGACGGTGATCTCCACGTCGTCGTCGGAGTTCTCGGAGATCTGCAGCGCCTGCTCGACCGCGTACTCGTCCAGTTCGGAGAGCAGACCGTCCACGTCGTCACGGTCGACGGTCAGGTCATCGGCGAAGTGCCGGTCGCCAGTGGCGTCGGGCACGTACTTCACAGTGACAACGATCCTCAAGCTCACGCCGGCTCTCCTACTGCATCGTCTTTTCCGGGCTGCCTTCTATGCAGGCAGCATAGGCGCCTGAAGCGGCCGATCCCGATCGGGGCGGCCCGCGCTCCGAACGAAATATTACTCGCCAGTACGACACCTACATTCCCGCACTCCGCCACCGCTGAGCAAGCGCTTTGGACTGTGAGTTAGGCAACCCTCTGTAATCAGATGGGAATCTACCCGAAGCCTTGGTCCCGAGGCTCAGTCCCGCAGCCCGTTGAACCGTCCCTGGTGGTACAGCAGCGGCCGCCCCACGCCGGTGGGGTCGCCGAGGACGACCTCGGCGAGGACGATGCGGTGGTCGCCGGCCGGGACCCGTGCCACCACCCGGCAGACCAGCCAGGCGAGTACGTCGTCGAGCACGGGAACTCCCTCCGGGCCGCTACGCCATCCGGTGGGCGCCCCGAACCGGTCCGCGCCGCTGCGGGCGAAGGTGGCCGCCAGCTCCTGCTGGTGCTCGCCGAGTATGTGCACGCCCACATACTCCGCCTCGGAGATCACCGGCCAACTGGAGGCGCCGGTGCCTATGCCGAACGAGAGCAGCGGGGGCTCTGCGGAGACCGAGGTGAGCGAGGTGGCGGTGAAACCGACGGGCCCGGTGCCGTCCTGTGCGGTGATGACGGCGACTCCGGCCGCGTGCCGACGGAAGACCGAGCGCAGGAGGTCGGAGGAGGCGAGTTGGGGAAGACCGAGGCCGTGGGTGGCCGTCATGGAGTTGTCCTTCTGCTGAAGTGGACGAGCTGACCGTGGCTGCTCACGTTCACGGACAGCGCGAACTCGCCGTGCGGACCAGGTCCACATGGACGCGCTCGACGAGAAGGAGTTCCCTGGGCATACCGTCAGGCTGACGATCGATAATGCTTACAGTCAAGTACGTTCCGTCATCCGGAAGATGCGACACAGGTCACTCCTCGAACTCCCGAACCTCACACGGCCTCGCCGAGCGCGGCGATGACGTCCGCCTTACGCGGCTGCCCGGTGGCCCGCCGCACGATCCGGCCGTCGGCGTCGAGGACGAGCACGGTCGGCGTCTTGAGGATGTCGAGCCGGCGGACGAGGTCGAGATGCTCTTCGGCGTCGATCTCCACATGGGTGACGCCGGGGACCATGCCGGCGACTTCGGTGAGCACCCGGCGGGTGGCGCGGCAGGGGGCACAGAAGGCGCTGGAGAACTGGACGAGCGTGGCCCGTTCACCGAGCCCCTCCCCCAACTCCGCCGCGCCGAGCCGCTTGTCTCCGTCCCGCCCGCGCACTCTGACTCTCCCGCTCCGCCGCCGCTGCAGCACTCCGTAGACGCTCGCCGCGGCGAGCACCAGCACACACACCACGAGTCCGGTCACAGCGTGCTTCAGCGTTCACGCGACTGCAAAGATTCCCGGCGCCTGGCGGGGATTGGCTTGCGGAATGCTTGCCTCATGGACATTGATGTGAGAGGTCCGCGTTTCGGCGCGGCCGTGACGACCGTCGTGCTGGCGGTCGTCCTGATCACCGGCAGCGTCTGGCTGCTGGCCTGGCAGACGTTCGCGTTCGCGCTGGGCGCGGCGGGCGGGGCGGCGCGTTCGCCGTACGGCTGGGTCTTCCGTAAGGCCGTACGGCCGCGGATCGGGCCGCCGACGGAGCTCGAGGCACCCGAGCCGCCGCGCTTCGCGCAGGCCGTGGGCCTGGTCTTCGCCGCCGTGGGGCTGGTCGGCTACGCGGTGGGGCCCGAATGGCTGGGGCTCGCGGCGACCGGGGCGGCGCTGGCGGCCGCCTTCCTCAACGCGGTGTTCGGGTACTGCCTGGGGTGCGAGATGTACCTGCTCGTCCGGCGGGTGACCGTGCGCGCCGAGTAAAGGTGAGGTGAAGCACGGCGGTCGGACGTGTGTCCGACGTGACGAGAATCTCGCCCTTCACCGGCACCAGGACTGGCTACTCGTCCGTTCTTGGGGCACGATCTGCGAGATGCCGTAAACCTACGGCTGCGTAACTTCCCGCCGGGAGCCCCCTTCCCAGGCAGAGAGAAGGGTCCACTCCGTCCATGGCAGAGCTTGCCTACCGTCCCGCCATCGGTCTCGCCCGCACCCTGTTCAAGGCATGGGACCTGAAGATCGACTGCAAGGGCTCGGAGAACATCCCGCGCTCGGGCGGCGCGGTCCTGGTGAGCAATCACATCAGCTATCTGGACTTCATCTTCGACGGCCTGGCGGCGCTGCCGCAGAAGCGTCTGGTGCGCTTCATGGCCAAGGAGTCGGTGTTCCGGCACAAGATCTCCGGGCCGCTGATGCGCAACATGCGGCACATCCCGGTGGACCGCGAGCAGGGTGAGGCGGCCTACGCGCACGCGCTGGACTCGCTGCGCTCGGGTGAGATCGTCGGGGTTTTCCCCGAGGCCACCATCTCGCAGTCGTTCACCCTGAAGAGCTTCAAGTCGGGTGCCGCCCGCCTGGCCCAAGAGGCGGGCGTCCCGCTGATCCCGATGGCGGTGTGGGGCACGCAGCGGCTGTGGACCAAGGGCCACCCGCGCAATTTCAAGCGCAGCCACATCCCGATCACCATCCGGGTCGGTGAGGCACTGGAGGCCTCCAAGGACAAGTACGCCGGCGCGATCACCCGGCAGCTGCGCGAGCGCGTTCAGGAGCTGCTGGAGGCCGCGCAGCGCGCCTACCCCGTGCGCCCCAAGGGCCCGGACGACACCTGGTGGATGCCGGCCCACCTCGGCGGCACGGCCCCGACGCCGGAGCAGGTCCGCGAGGCCGAGGCACACTGATCCGATCCCCGGGGCTCACGGGGAAGCTCACCTCACGGCGCGGGCTTCACGGATTCCAGTCCGTGGACAGGGAACCGATGAAGCCCGCCCCGAAGTTGAGCACGACCAGCTGCGCCACGGCGGTGAGCCACAGCCGGCCGAGCAGGGCGAGGCCGACGCTCACGCCCGCGAACCGGTGGAGGAACACCACGGAGTTGTGCTGGTAGGTCTCGCCGGTCGGGTTCATCATGCCCGGGTAGGGAAGCCAGTCCTCGGTGAAGACGCCCTCCGTGCCACCGGCCAGGATCCAGCCGACGACGAGCAGGTCCACGGCGACCATCAGCGCGGCGATGCGCATGTCCGCGCGCTGATGCCCCTCGGACCGCTCGAAGAACCTCTGGATTCTCCCTGCCTCGCTCATCCGTACCCCCCGTTGTCCACGTTCGTCCTGCTGGACCTTTCACACGGACGGCGTGTGCACGGTGATACGCGTGCCGGGGCTGAACTTCTCGACCAGTTCTGCCAGTTCCGCCGCCGCGCGCTCGACGTCGGCCACCGGCATGGGTGCCAGGCTCTCCAGGAGGAAGATCGCCGAGGTGGATTCCTCGGTGAGCCGGGTGCGGGGGCCCTGACGCCAGTTCCAGCGGCGGCAGGTCACGCCCGTCTCGTCGCGCCACACCACCTCGCCGGGTTCGGGGTGTTCGACGACCTCCTCGCCCGCCGCGGCGGTCACGAAGTCCTCGTCGCCGGCGGCCCGCACGAGCCGCATCCCGCCCTCGATCCGGTCGATGTCCTCACCGCCGACCGGGATCAGATGGGCGACGCTGATCGCGTTGTAGACGTCGACGAGGACGTTGATCCGGGGCAGTCCGGCCTCCGAGAGCGCCCGCTTGGCGAGCGCCTCCGCCGAGTTGCGGGTGCGGGAGGGCTTGGCGCCGAACGCCGTGTACGTCTCGCGCCAGGCCGCCATGTGCGGGTCCTCGTGCGGGGCGCGCCCGTCCAGTCGTACGGCCAGACGGCGGGCCGCGTCGTCGAGGAGGGCCGAACTCTCGGCGGTGCTGGGCCCGTTGGCCAGGTCGTACGCCTCGACGGCGACGTGGGTGAAGCCGGGTGCGAGGGCGCGCACCTCGTCGGACACGGTCAGGGAGAGGGTCATCGTCTGCCTCAGAGTGCGGTGGGGAGCGTCTTCCAGAGGTACGGCCGGTCGGGGGCGGCTTTGAGGGCGCTCAGTACGGCCGGATGAGGTTCAGCGTACAGGACCGGCCAGTCCATCTCATTGGACTCAGGGTCTGGCGTGAAGGCCAGCCGCTCACCATCGAGGGAGAACCGGGCGTCGACGCCCGGCTTGTTGCCCCGCGGATCCTGACGATGCCAGGCGCCGTTGAACCGTACGGCGACCAGGCCATGGACCACGTCGAATTTCTGGTAGCAGAGCGCGGTCGGGATGTCCTCGGCACGCAGCAGGGCCGCCAGGGCGTGGGCCTTGGCGTAGCAGATGCCGGTCCGCTGCTCCAGGACGTCGGAGGCGCGCCACGTCACACGCGGGTCGCCGGAGTCCTGCGAGTGGGGGATCTCGTCGCGCACGAACTCGAACGCCAGGCGCGCATAGGCATACGAGTCCTCGGCACCCTTGGCGAGCCGCGCGGCCGTCTCGCGGACCAGGGCGTGATCGTGGTCAATGGCCTCGTCAGCGGCCAAGTATGCGGAAAGGTCGGGGGTGTTCTGGATCAGCTCCATGCCCGCAGAGCATAGGTATGCAATCACCCGAGAGTCAATGCATTTTCGGGTGACCGCATACTTATGCAGAACGCCTCAGCGTGCCATCTCCTCCTTCAGCGCCGCCACGAAGCCGTCCACGTCCTCCTCGGTGGTGTCGAACGCGCACATCCAGCGGACGTCGCCGGCGGCCTCGTCCCAGAAGTAGAAGCGGTAGCGCTTCTGCAGGCGCTCGCTCACGTCGTGCGGGAGGCGGGCGAAGACGGCGTTGGACCGGACGGGGTGGAGGATCTCCACCCCGTGGACCGCGCGGACGCCCTCGGCCAGCCGCTGGGCCATCTCGTTGGCGTGGCGGGCGTTGCGCAGCCAGAGGTCCTTGGCGAGCAGCGCCTCCAACTGCACGGACACGAAGCGCATCTTGGAGGCCAGCTGCATGGACAGCTTGCGCAGGTGCTTCATGTGGCTGACGGCGTCCTGGTTGATGACGACGACGGCCTCGCCGAACATCGCGCCGTTCTTGGTGCCACCCAGGGAGAGGATGTCGACGCCGACCGCGTTGGTGAACGTACGCATCGGCACGTTCAGGGCGGCGGCCGCGTTGGCTATGCGGGAGCCGTCCAGGTGGACCTTCATACCGTGGGCGTGGGCGTGCTCGCAGATCGCGCGGATCTCGTCGGGCGTGTAGAGGGTGCCCAGCTCGGTGCTCTGAGTGATGGAGACGACCTGTGGCATGGCGCGGTGCTCGTCGTCCCAGCCGTACGCCTGCTTGTCGATCAGTTCAGGCGTGAGCTTGCCGTCGGGGGTCGGCACGGTGAGCAGCTTGAGACCGCCCATGCGCTCGGGGGCCCCGCCCTCGTCGACGTTGATGTGGGCGCTCTCGGCGCAGATCACCGCACCCCAGCGGTCGGTGAGCGCCTGGAGGGCGACGACGTTGGCGCCGGTGCCGTTGAAGACCGGGAACGCCTCGGCGGTGGCGCCGAAGTGGCTGCGGACGATCCGCTGGAGGTTCTCGGTGTACTCGTCCTCGCCGTACGCGACCTGGTGCCCGCCGTTGGCCAGGGCCAGGGCGGCGAGCACCTCGGGGTGGGCCCCCGCGTAGTTGTCGCTGGCGAAGCCGCGGATCGCGGGGTCGTGATGGCGACGAGCGTCGGTCTTGGGTGGGTTCACGGCTTCTCTGTGAGCCACAGACGGTTCCCGTTCACTTCGGCGGCGGGCTTGTCCCAGACGCCGGCGATGGCCTCGGCCAGCTCCTTGACGTCGGTGAAGCCCGCGAACTTCGCGTTGGGGCGCTCGGCGCGCATCGCGTCGTGCACCAACGCCTTCACCACCAGGATCGCAGCCGCGGACGTCGGCCCGTCGGGCCCCCC
Protein-coding sequences here:
- a CDS encoding transglutaminase domain-containing protein, with translation MELIQNTPDLSAYLAADEAIDHDHALVRETAARLAKGAEDSYAYARLAFEFVRDEIPHSQDSGDPRVTWRASDVLEQRTGICYAKAHALAALLRAEDIPTALCYQKFDVVHGLVAVRFNGAWHRQDPRGNKPGVDARFSLDGERLAFTPDPESNEMDWPVLYAEPHPAVLSALKAAPDRPYLWKTLPTAL
- a CDS encoding flavin reductase family protein, giving the protein MTATHGLGLPQLASSDLLRSVFRRHAAGVAVITAQDGTGPVGFTATSLTSVSAEPPLLSFGIGTGASSWPVISEAEYVGVHILGEHQQELAATFARSGADRFGAPTGWRSGPEGVPVLDDVLAWLVCRVVARVPAGDHRIVLAEVVLGDPTGVGRPLLYHQGRFNGLRD
- a CDS encoding endonuclease/exonuclease/phosphatase family protein, translating into MPNEVGVTRRHGLKAAAAAAIAGPLLTTAGSTQPASAGEYAGALNVMTFNVRFSTVVDKTPRWSVRRPVMRELLRRERPHVIGTQEGLYQQLRMIEKDLGGHYDWIGTGRGGGSKDEFMAIFYDTRRLDPIEFDHFWLSDTPYTIASNTWDADWLRMVTWVRFADLDDGGREFYVLNTHLDSVSQYARERSAGLIGETIAGWDRSLPVIVTGDFNAEAHDNQVYDLMLDIGLVDAWDAAASRSPAYGTYHGYRGLRPGGRRIDWILTTPGVTTHWAAMNTFSVDGMYPSDHLPVQASLTLG
- a CDS encoding electron transfer flavoprotein subunit alpha/FixB family protein, which produces MAEVLVYVDHVDGAVRKPTLELLTLARRIGEPVAVALGNGAADTAATLAEHGATRVLTHDAAEYADYLVVPKVDALQAAYDAVSPAAVLVPSSAEGKEIAARLALRIGSGIITDAVDLEAGDEGPVATQSVFAASFTTKSRVAKGTPVVTVKPNSAAVEAAPAAGAVEALSVTFSDKATGTKVTGRTPRESTGRPELTEAAIVVSGGRGVNGAENFAIIEALADSLGAAVGASRAAVDAGWYPHTNQVGQTGKSVSPQLYIASGISGAIQHRAGMQTSKTIVAVNKDAEAPIFDLVDYGVVGDLFDVVPQLTEEIKARKG
- a CDS encoding electron transfer flavoprotein subunit beta/FixA family protein, with amino-acid sequence MSLRIVVTVKYVPDATGDRHFADDLTVDRDDVDGLLSELDEYAVEQALQISENSDDDVEITVLTVGPEDAKDALRKALSMGADKAIHVEDDDLHGTDAIGTSLVLAKAVEKAGYDLVISGMASTDGTGGIVPALVAERLGVPQVTLLSEVSVEDGVVKGRRDGDAASEQLEASLPAVVSVTDQSGEARYPSFKGIMAAKKKPVQSWDLSDLDIEAEEVGLEGAYTVVDSAAERPARTAGTIVKDEGEGGKQLAEFLASQKFI
- a CDS encoding thioredoxin family protein; this encodes MTGLVVCVLVLAAASVYGVLQRRRSGRVRVRGRDGDKRLGAAELGEGLGERATLVQFSSAFCAPCRATRRVLTEVAGMVPGVTHVEIDAEEHLDLVRRLDILKTPTVLVLDADGRIVRRATGQPRKADVIAALGEAV
- a CDS encoding putative leader peptide — encoded protein: MPRELLLVERVHVDLVRTASSRCP
- a CDS encoding DUF6986 family protein — encoded protein: MGQGRQENVATSLAGAISEEISSSLAPVDAELERRYPGDPGTRQPVHTVYVPGDVFAADTLRTWGAQALAALDEHAPDAASFAAVLGLTDELAGPVYDRVRAKLEREPIEDLRVDFEDGYGPRPDAEEDETAARAARLIAEAYAKGTAAPYMGIRMKCMEAPVRDRGIRTLDIFLTGLLEAGGLPDGLVLTLPKVTYAEQVSAMVRLLEAFEKARGLTPGRIGFEIQIETSQAILAADGTATVARMIDAAEGRATGLHYGTFDYSACLGVSAAHQASDHPAADHAKAIMQVAAAGTGVRVSDGSTNVLPVGPTEKVHDAWRLHYGLTRRALARAYYQGWDMHPGHIPTRYAAVFAFYREGYEQAAARLSRYAGRVGGDVMDEPATAKALSGYLLRGLDCGALDIDEVSSATGLTRADLEGFAAPRRADLTISGRQESGPGDG
- a CDS encoding serine/threonine-protein kinase, whose translation is MSAGANEQADGVGRLLVGRYRVAEQLGRGGMGVVWRAVDEVLHREVALKELRTYTDAAGPELADLGLRMQREARAAARIRHPGVVAVHDVAEVDGRPLIVMELVDGPSLDDVLRDRGLLDPREAAAIGAKVMDALAAAHKVGVLHRDVKPGNILLDRSGRVVLTDFGIATMEDPNDGSATHLTRSGELVGSLDYLAPERAQGNDPGPASDIWALGATLYAAVEGTSPFRRTSTWSTLTAIVAEPLPEPQRSGALGPVLQQLMDKRPEARPDADRARQLLEAVAAGDAPTSGGPTPPPRQETERSVPSVPPGFGPPAAASHAVPASGAVTSVSAPGSRPRKGRALLAAVAVTVVLAATGVTVALLNNRADTETGAQPSATETADPSEDPSRGSLGLSDGSGDKEKEKEKDDKKSASPSEQPRQDDEKGTEVSASPSQNASGGTTDGSSGSSGGSGGSSDSTGGSTGGGTTTGGTTGGETTPEPSCYSIGGGKYNCTVWRTADSYTASGTKVGVLKQGTNYFYCQQNLGRRETYGEWTNVWWARTDDDSGNTNVFVSDVYIKGGDNDAPVPGLPTC
- a CDS encoding lysophospholipid acyltransferase family protein, which produces MAELAYRPAIGLARTLFKAWDLKIDCKGSENIPRSGGAVLVSNHISYLDFIFDGLAALPQKRLVRFMAKESVFRHKISGPLMRNMRHIPVDREQGEAAYAHALDSLRSGEIVGVFPEATISQSFTLKSFKSGAARLAQEAGVPLIPMAVWGTQRLWTKGHPRNFKRSHIPITIRVGEALEASKDKYAGAITRQLRERVQELLEAAQRAYPVRPKGPDDTWWMPAHLGGTAPTPEQVREAEAH
- a CDS encoding DUF4395 domain-containing protein, yielding MDIDVRGPRFGAAVTTVVLAVVLITGSVWLLAWQTFAFALGAAGGAARSPYGWVFRKAVRPRIGPPTELEAPEPPRFAQAVGLVFAAVGLVGYAVGPEWLGLAATGAALAAAFLNAVFGYCLGCEMYLLVRRVTVRAE
- a CDS encoding B3/B4 domain-containing protein, with translation MTLSLTVSDEVRALAPGFTHVAVEAYDLANGPSTAESSALLDDAARRLAVRLDGRAPHEDPHMAAWRETYTAFGAKPSRTRNSAEALAKRALSEAGLPRINVLVDVYNAISVAHLIPVGGEDIDRIEGGMRLVRAAGDEDFVTAAAGEEVVEHPEPGEVVWRDETGVTCRRWNWRQGPRTRLTEESTSAIFLLESLAPMPVADVERAAAELAELVEKFSPGTRITVHTPSV